The Enterococcus rotai genome includes a window with the following:
- a CDS encoding DUF488 domain-containing protein, producing the protein MIQLKRAYEQVSPTDGYRILVDRLWPRGMSKEKEALDLWLKEIAPSTELRKWFDHDPVKFPEFKTKYLLELQSGKAQAAFQELVQLTNEQPIITLIYSAKDEKNNNAVILKEAITKTA; encoded by the coding sequence ATGATCCAGTTAAAAAGAGCATATGAACAAGTCAGTCCCACAGATGGTTACCGAATATTGGTCGATCGTTTGTGGCCAAGAGGAATGTCGAAAGAAAAAGAAGCGTTAGATTTGTGGCTAAAAGAAATCGCGCCTAGCACCGAACTTAGAAAATGGTTTGATCATGATCCAGTTAAATTTCCTGAATTTAAAACAAAGTATTTGCTTGAGTTACAGTCTGGCAAGGCGCAAGCGGCTTTTCAAGAGCTAGTACAACTTACCAATGAACAGCCTATCATCACATTGATTTATAGTGCTAAAGATGAAAAAAATAACAACGCTGTTATTTTAAAAGAAGCAATTACAAAGACTGCTTGA
- a CDS encoding rhodanese-like domain-containing protein, translating to MNVLWIINGVLLAILLAMGINELYLRIMAKRSAKIITEEEFREGMRKAQIIDVREKDSFDAGHILGARSMPYTTIKTTLNSIRKDQPVYIYDQKKSLSIRTANQLRKNGYKDLYILKGGYEGWTGKTKKKNA from the coding sequence ATGAACGTTTTATGGATTATCAACGGAGTTTTATTAGCAATTTTATTAGCAATGGGAATCAATGAGTTATATCTTCGAATCATGGCAAAACGCTCTGCCAAAATAATCACCGAAGAAGAGTTTAGAGAAGGTATGAGAAAAGCGCAAATCATCGATGTTCGTGAAAAAGACTCATTTGATGCCGGCCATATTCTTGGCGCACGCAGCATGCCTTATACAACGATCAAAACAACGTTGAACTCCATTCGTAAAGATCAACCTGTCTATATTTATGATCAAAAAAAATCATTGAGTATTCGTACAGCAAATCAATTACGTAAAAATGGCTATAAAGATCTTTACATTTTAAAAGGCGGCTATGAAGGCTGGACTGGCAAAACGAAAAAGAAAAATGCTTGA